One genomic segment of Capricornis sumatraensis isolate serow.1 chromosome X, serow.2, whole genome shotgun sequence includes these proteins:
- the LOC138071514 gene encoding transcription elongation factor A N-terminal and central domain-containing protein-like — protein sequence MDLEIIILSNWQRAQCIYDGAAPGKCKLENMESPFFLAALTMSDKNQIAARVSLIEQLMSQRNFEDLGHHLTVLETLHVTPEHLQETGLVRAVYRVLKNCPTAALKQKAKRLLSEWKALYKDTLCTPEGSPKRFPLGGSQEENRGLPPDPNQEEEVRGGSRYNSLFTSQDVAGAVETIVPEDSCSGAEPKAVPLSARDPQSTNLAASGQPDPIMSVRARCTELLYEALTASSPGQPRAHLWPNLAQEIEAHVFALHPKNLQKYKTCIRSKVANLRNPRNSHLQQNLLSGTMSPREFAEMTAMEMASQELKQLRASYTKSALREHYLPQVVEGTPTRKIKCKRCEKFNCQVTVIPRGTLFLPSWVRNPGPDEEMMTYVICNECGEQWYHSKWVCL from the exons atggacctagagattatcatactaa GTAACTGGCAGAGAGCACAGTGCATTTATGACGGAGCTGCGCCCGGCAAATGCAAGCTTGAGAACATGGAAAGCCCTTTTTTCTTGGCAGCTCTAACCATGTCTGACAAGAACCAGATAGCGGCCAGAGTTTCTCTTATCGAGCAGCTGATGTCTCAAAGGAATTTTGAGGATCTCGGCCATCACCTCACTGTGCTGGAAACTCTGCATGTGACTCCAGAGCACCTTCAGGAGACAGGGTTGGTCAGGGCGGTGTACAGAGTCCTCAAAAACTGCCCCACGGCGGCTCTGAAGCAGAAAGCCAAGCGTCTGCTGTCAGAATGGAAAGCGCTGTATAAGGATACTCTCTGCACGCCAGAGGGCAGCCCTAAACGATTTCCTCTGGGTGGAAGTCAAGAAGAAAATCGAGGACTTCCTCCTGACCCAAATCAGGAGGAGGAGGTACGGGGTGGCTCCAGGTATAATTCTCTGTTCACATCCCAAGATGTGGCGGGAGCTGTTGAAACGATTGTGCCGGAGGATAGCTGCAGCGGAGCGGAGCCTAAGGCAGTGCCTCTGAGTGCCCGGGACCCTCAATCCACCAACCTGGCAGCGAGTGGGCAGCCGGACCCCATAATGTCAGTGAGAGCCAGATGCACAGAGCTGCTGTACGAAGCTCTAACTGCCTCCTCCCCAGGCCAGCCCAGAGCCCACCTGTGGCCCAACTTGGCACAAGAAATCGAAGCACACGTTTTTGCCCTTCACCCCAAGAACCTCCAAAAATACAAAACATGCATCCGCAGCAAAGTGGCCAATCTAAGGAACCCCCGCAATTCTCACTTACAGCAGAACTTGCTCTCTGGGACCATGTCTCCAAGGGAATTTGCCGAAATGACCGCCATGGAGATGGCCAGCCAGGAACTGAAGCAGTTGAGGGCCTCCTACACGAAATCTGCCTTACGGGAACATTACCTGCCCCAAGTGGTGGAGGGCACGCCGACgaggaaaataaaatgcaagcgCTGTGAGAAATTCAACTGCCAGGTCACTGTGATCCCCAGAGGGACACTCTTCCTTCCAAGTTGGGTGCGGAATCCAGGCCCAGATGAAGAAATGATGACCTATGTCATCTGCAATGAATGTGGGGAGCAGTGGTATCATAGCAAGTGGGTGTGCTTGTGa